A single window of Methylomarinum sp. Ch1-1 DNA harbors:
- a CDS encoding chemotaxis protein CheW yields MTDDALSNKEIDQFLTFEIAGEVYGVDILKVQEIRGWEPVREIPNTPAFIKGALNLRGSIVPIVDLRERFKMDRTDYSPMTVVIVLCVEHQSGTSVMGIVADSVSDVLDVNAVDIKEAPNLGSHIDTRYMRGMYVIEDKMVLLLNVAKLLNPEEFDGVEGL; encoded by the coding sequence ATGACAGATGACGCATTGTCCAATAAAGAAATCGATCAATTTTTGACCTTCGAAATCGCCGGCGAAGTCTATGGGGTCGACATTCTGAAGGTTCAGGAAATTAGAGGTTGGGAGCCGGTTCGAGAGATTCCGAATACCCCGGCTTTCATCAAAGGCGCCTTAAATCTGCGCGGTTCTATCGTGCCGATTGTCGACTTGAGAGAGCGCTTTAAGATGGACAGGACCGACTACTCGCCGATGACGGTTGTCATTGTCCTCTGTGTCGAGCATCAATCGGGGACCTCGGTGATGGGGATTGTGGCCGATTCGGTTTCCGATGTTTTGGATGTCAATGCAGTCGATATCAAGGAGGCGCCCAATCTCGGTTCCCATATCGACACCCGCTATATGCGCGGCATGTATGTCATCGAGGACAAGATGGTGTTATTGCTGAATGTAGCCAAGTTGCTGAATCCGGAAGAGTTTGACGGGGTCGAGGGACTTTGA
- a CDS encoding response regulator produces MATILSVDDSASMRQMVSFTLKGAGHTVVEAVDGVDALNKAKAQKFDCVVTDVNMPNKDGIALIKDLRALPAYKFTPLLMLTTESGTDKKQLGKAAGATGWIVKPFNPDQLLKTIKKVIG; encoded by the coding sequence GTGGCAACTATTCTTTCTGTAGATGATTCGGCATCGATGAGACAAATGGTCTCGTTCACCTTGAAAGGGGCGGGCCACACCGTCGTTGAGGCGGTTGACGGCGTCGATGCGCTGAATAAAGCAAAAGCCCAAAAATTCGATTGCGTCGTGACCGATGTCAATATGCCGAATAAAGACGGTATTGCCTTGATCAAGGATTTGCGCGCGTTGCCGGCTTATAAATTCACCCCTCTGCTGATGCTGACCACCGAGTCGGGAACCGACAAAAAACAATTGGGCAAGGCGGCCGGCGCGACCGGCTGGATCGTCAAGCCTTTTAATCCAGACCAATTGTTAAAAACCATCAAGAAAGTCATCGGCTAG
- a CDS encoding ParA family protein: MGARIVGVLNQKGGVGKTTISANLTHALARMGYKVTVIDLDPQGHLAVSLGMVAVDRAGIDEVMLGTADIDQQLLEVRENLNLIAAGPRLQEIEQLAAGGAARGGLLSRALRQSLHDQDFVFIDCPPSSGVLVANALFAADEILIPMSGDFLSLQGLAYLMGTIKRFEKALRKHYKTALLMSRYATTRRISREVLNTLQKHFPKQILATVIRESALLAECPSAGKTIHEYRPGSRSARDFRNLAQDFLENKVM, encoded by the coding sequence ATGGGAGCGAGGATCGTCGGCGTACTCAATCAGAAAGGCGGCGTCGGAAAAACAACGATATCGGCGAATCTGACGCATGCGCTGGCCAGGATGGGCTACAAAGTCACCGTCATCGATCTGGACCCGCAAGGCCATCTGGCCGTTTCGCTGGGCATGGTCGCCGTCGATAGAGCCGGCATCGACGAGGTGATGCTGGGAACGGCCGATATTGACCAGCAGTTGTTGGAGGTCAGGGAGAATCTGAATTTGATCGCCGCCGGACCGAGGCTGCAGGAAATTGAGCAATTGGCCGCAGGGGGCGCGGCTAGAGGAGGCTTGTTGAGCAGGGCGCTACGGCAAAGCTTGCATGATCAGGATTTCGTCTTTATCGATTGCCCGCCTTCTTCGGGCGTATTGGTTGCCAACGCGCTGTTCGCCGCCGATGAGATTTTGATTCCGATGAGCGGTGATTTCTTGTCGTTGCAGGGCCTTGCTTATTTGATGGGCACGATCAAGCGTTTTGAGAAAGCATTGCGTAAGCACTACAAGACGGCGTTGCTGATGTCTCGCTATGCGACGACCCGGAGGATCTCTCGGGAAGTGCTGAACACGCTGCAGAAACATTTCCCCAAACAGATATTGGCGACGGTGATCCGGGAGTCTGCCTTATTGGCGGAATGTCCCAGCGCCGGCAAGACAATCCACGAATATCGGCCCGGCAGCCGTTCGGCAAGGGATTTCAGGAATCTGGCGCAGGACTTTTTGGAAAATAAGGTGATGTGA
- a CDS encoding PAS domain S-box protein: MQAQSPSLFDLRRQFHQQLPIRLAAMYEHFQRTDASLWLSEESAALHRGIHDLIGLAGTFGMQSLSYAARVTEAQVAEVVRAGIAPDETTRQTIDSSLNSLRQLALSRLDHDAETPYPPHLNARLDAAPLVHMLGNDPVQNETILRVLREAGFRTRCFKETTEFRTALKTSAAERPAAVIVDHNPEQQSKNAPTIAELDLDKECEIPIIVLSETDDLAARLAALRAGARHYLRKPVDALRLTEILEELSNRQPQQAYRVLLINDDPLQLEAHAAILRCAGMETRTSTQALRILEIMDEFAPEVVLLDVFMPEAHGSELAELLRERDHDAYFAILLTSADTDLARRVLANKPAHDGFLSVPAHPKQLIGEVTIQARRARQKNTLQQRYQASRYELEREHTTINQHAIVSIADRAGNITYVNDKFCQISGYSHDELLGQNHRIVKSGEHPPAFYQDLWQTILDGEIWQGEICNRRKDGRPYWVKTTITPFFDNQGRPYQYVSIRTDITDIKTAEQRLRLAQRALAASNSAISIVDARQADRPLIYVNPAFERITGYRQDEVLGKNCRLLQREDRDQPALVELRQALTEGRDAKVLLRNYRKNGDLFWNQLHIAPVFDESSQLTHFVGIAEDVSESLKATEALEKSEERLRRGQLYANIGTWEWDISSGQIYWSESIGPLFGLPKGDLSTRYDRFMDAIHPDDRQAVNDAINNCIENDTEYNIEHRVIWPDGTVRWLQEHGAVRRSSEGRPLQMLGVVQDIGDRKQAEQALIDARDAANRANQAKSDFLSSMSHELRTPLNAIIGFGQLMELDELLGETHRDDVREILNAGRHLLDLINDILDLAKLESGRLSLSLEPVMIGPLIEECLSLVQTLADKRQIRLRHKKLDAAVAQSDRTRLKQALLNLLSNAIKYNRDSGDVTIEVISLGEERLGIQVTDTGHGIAAERLPELFHPFNRLDAENSGVEGTGIGLTITHRIVAMMGGAVHVESEVGVGSRFLIELPQSAQPQPNYRSAPSSSLSSTAADVMPGENLVLYIEDNPSNLRLVNQILERRKHIHLLTAHTAELGIELARTRRPDLILLDINMPSMNGYQVIKVLQSELDLKTIPVVAITANAMPRDIARGKQAGFAEYLTKPLDIKQFHAVMNRFLNRNPVSPMS, translated from the coding sequence ATGCAAGCTCAGTCACCTTCTTTGTTCGATTTACGCCGGCAATTCCACCAACAACTGCCAATCAGGCTAGCCGCCATGTATGAACATTTTCAGCGCACGGACGCCAGCCTTTGGCTATCGGAAGAAAGCGCAGCCCTGCACCGGGGGATCCATGATCTGATAGGCCTAGCCGGCACATTCGGCATGCAATCGCTAAGCTATGCCGCCCGAGTGACAGAAGCCCAGGTTGCGGAAGTGGTTCGGGCCGGCATAGCGCCCGACGAAACCACCCGGCAAACCATCGATTCATCACTGAACAGCTTGCGGCAACTTGCCCTCAGCCGGCTAGACCATGATGCCGAAACGCCTTACCCTCCACATCTGAACGCACGCCTCGACGCTGCGCCGTTAGTTCACATGCTGGGGAATGATCCGGTCCAGAACGAAACGATCCTGCGCGTTTTACGGGAAGCGGGCTTCCGCACCCGCTGTTTCAAGGAAACAACGGAATTTCGCACCGCCTTGAAAACCTCCGCCGCTGAACGACCGGCCGCCGTGATCGTGGACCACAACCCTGAACAACAGTCGAAAAATGCGCCGACCATCGCCGAACTCGACCTCGACAAGGAATGCGAAATCCCCATCATCGTGCTGTCGGAAACAGACGATCTCGCGGCGCGACTGGCGGCGTTGCGGGCCGGGGCTCGTCACTATCTGCGCAAACCGGTTGACGCCCTGCGCCTAACCGAGATTCTGGAAGAGCTGAGCAACCGCCAGCCGCAACAAGCCTACCGCGTCCTGCTGATCAACGACGACCCGCTGCAACTCGAAGCGCACGCCGCGATACTGCGCTGCGCAGGCATGGAAACGAGGACTTCGACGCAAGCGTTGCGGATACTGGAGATCATGGATGAATTCGCTCCCGAAGTGGTCCTGCTCGATGTCTTCATGCCCGAAGCCCACGGCTCGGAATTGGCAGAGCTATTGCGCGAGCGCGACCATGACGCCTATTTCGCTATTCTGCTCACTTCCGCCGACACCGACTTGGCTCGAAGGGTGCTGGCAAACAAGCCCGCCCATGACGGTTTTCTAAGCGTACCCGCACACCCTAAGCAGCTGATCGGCGAAGTCACGATTCAAGCCCGACGGGCGCGGCAAAAAAACACACTCCAACAACGTTACCAAGCCTCGCGTTACGAGCTAGAACGCGAGCATACGACAATCAATCAGCACGCCATCGTCAGCATTGCCGACCGGGCCGGGAATATCACCTACGTCAACGACAAGTTTTGCCAAATCAGCGGCTATAGCCACGACGAACTGTTAGGCCAAAATCACCGCATTGTTAAATCCGGCGAACATCCTCCCGCTTTTTACCAGGACTTATGGCAAACGATCCTCGACGGCGAAATCTGGCAAGGCGAAATCTGCAATCGACGCAAAGACGGCCGCCCCTATTGGGTCAAAACGACGATCACCCCATTTTTCGATAATCAGGGACGCCCTTATCAATACGTTTCGATCCGCACCGACATCACCGATATCAAGACGGCGGAACAACGCTTACGACTAGCGCAACGCGCGCTCGCAGCGAGCAATAGCGCCATCAGCATTGTAGACGCGCGGCAAGCCGATAGACCACTGATCTATGTCAACCCGGCTTTTGAACGAATCACCGGCTATCGGCAAGATGAGGTATTAGGCAAGAATTGTCGATTGCTTCAGCGCGAGGACCGCGATCAACCGGCTCTGGTCGAATTACGCCAGGCATTGACTGAAGGCCGGGACGCCAAAGTGCTGCTGCGCAATTATCGCAAGAACGGCGACCTCTTCTGGAACCAACTCCATATCGCACCGGTTTTCGATGAATCCTCTCAGTTGACCCACTTTGTCGGCATTGCCGAGGATGTCAGCGAAAGCCTCAAGGCCACCGAAGCCCTGGAAAAAAGCGAGGAGCGTCTGCGTCGAGGACAACTCTACGCCAATATCGGCACCTGGGAATGGGACATCAGCAGCGGCCAGATCTATTGGTCGGAAAGCATCGGACCACTGTTCGGCCTCCCCAAGGGCGACTTGAGCACCCGCTACGATCGCTTTATGGATGCAATCCATCCGGACGACCGTCAGGCCGTGAACGACGCCATTAATAACTGCATCGAAAACGACACCGAATACAACATCGAGCACAGGGTGATCTGGCCCGATGGCACCGTGCGATGGCTACAGGAGCATGGCGCCGTGAGGCGGAGCTCCGAGGGTCGACCGCTGCAGATGCTGGGCGTGGTGCAAGATATCGGCGACCGCAAACAAGCCGAGCAGGCCTTGATCGACGCTCGCGACGCCGCCAACCGCGCCAATCAAGCCAAATCCGATTTCCTATCCAGCATGAGCCACGAACTGCGCACGCCTTTGAATGCGATCATCGGCTTCGGCCAACTGATGGAACTTGACGAGTTATTAGGCGAAACCCATAGGGACGACGTACGAGAAATTCTTAATGCCGGACGCCACCTGCTGGATCTGATCAACGATATCTTGGATCTGGCCAAGCTGGAATCGGGCCGGCTTTCCTTATCACTGGAGCCGGTCATGATCGGACCGCTGATCGAGGAATGCTTGAGTCTGGTCCAGACGCTCGCCGACAAACGTCAAATCCGTCTACGCCATAAGAAGCTTGATGCGGCGGTGGCGCAAAGTGACCGCACCCGACTGAAACAGGCCCTGCTGAACCTACTCTCGAACGCGATCAAATACAATCGCGACAGCGGCGACGTCACGATCGAAGTCATATCGCTAGGCGAGGAAAGGTTGGGCATCCAGGTGACGGACACCGGTCACGGCATCGCCGCCGAACGCTTGCCGGAACTATTTCACCCCTTCAACCGTCTCGACGCCGAAAACAGCGGCGTCGAGGGCACCGGCATCGGACTCACCATCACCCATCGCATCGTCGCAATGATGGGCGGCGCCGTACACGTGGAAAGCGAAGTCGGCGTCGGCAGCCGCTTCCTCATCGAGCTGCCGCAGTCCGCCCAGCCCCAGCCGAATTATCGTTCCGCACCATCATCGAGCCTATCTTCGACGGCGGCGGACGTCATGCCCGGAGAAAACCTCGTCCTTTATATCGAGGATAACCCCTCGAATCTTAGATTGGTCAACCAGATACTAGAGCGGCGCAAACATATCCACTTGCTCACCGCGCATACCGCCGAATTGGGCATCGAACTGGCGCGCACGCGACGTCCCGATTTGATCCTGCTCGACATCAACATGCCGTCGATGAACGGTTATCAAGTGATCAAGGTCTTGCAAAGCGAGCTCGACTTGAAAACCATCCCGGTCGTCGCGATTACCGCCAATGCGATGCCTCGCGATATCGCCCGAGGCAAGCAAGCCGGTTTCGCCGAGTATCTAACCAAGCCGCTGGATATCAAGCAATTTCATGCCGTCATGAACCGCTTCCTGAATCGCAACCCCGTCTCCCCAATGTCATGA
- a CDS encoding methyl-accepting chemotaxis protein → MRINHPVTDHEVLMKQGTILVTRTNLKGIITYANDAFVEISGFTREELVGSNHNIVRHPDMPPAAFEDLWQCLKAGKAWTAPIKNRTKSGDYYWVEANVTPVYKNGKVQEFLSVRYAPTREQIMRAEELYRRLNANKAQLRPKGVAAVVKNLKEMSIWKKAGLATAGFLAPDLYLLYQLYLQQNWSLLALMTLLTVAAVFVGGAMVKKFVDTLAESSDIFYRLADEQFRNKIELNRNDQIGEFQRALYSMQVKLNSDLAHSKEVGAANLRIKQALDNVGSCVMVANNDLDIIYMNHTVQKMFETAEADIRQQLPNFSAADLMGANIDQFHKNPAHQRDLLGRLDRTFASTLVIGNRHMDIVANPVKNDGNERIGIVVEWVDRTHEVKIEQEIADIVEAVKTGQLNNRIELADKDGFFAKLSEGINELADVIENVFSDVGSTMKSMAGGDLNNKISSEYEGAYLACKNDINATIDKLADIFAQINSSASFINNSSQEIASGNNNLSQRAEQQASSLEETASSMEELTSTVKNNADNAQQANSLANNARELAERGGSVVSSAVSAMQEINESSNKIADIIGVIDEIAFQTNLLALNASVEAARAGEQGRGFSVVATEVRNLAQRSATAAKESKELIQNSVQKVKTGTEFVNETGSALNEIVGGVKKVGDIVAEIAAASAEQSAGIEQVNQAVAQMDEITQQNAALAEQASAASVSMSEQSDQMVELLSFFKIDGVKAESVQSGQSQARTEAGLSKPTKTAEPSQVSYSESKRYSSTLDDDEWEEF, encoded by the coding sequence ATGAGAATCAACCACCCGGTCACCGATCACGAAGTCTTGATGAAACAGGGGACAATACTGGTCACCCGCACCAATCTGAAAGGCATTATCACTTACGCCAATGACGCCTTCGTCGAGATCAGCGGCTTCACTCGCGAAGAGTTGGTCGGATCGAACCATAACATCGTCCGTCATCCCGATATGCCGCCGGCGGCGTTCGAGGATCTGTGGCAGTGTCTGAAGGCGGGCAAAGCGTGGACGGCGCCGATCAAAAACCGAACTAAGTCGGGCGATTATTATTGGGTGGAAGCCAATGTGACGCCGGTTTATAAAAACGGTAAGGTGCAGGAATTTCTGTCGGTCCGCTATGCGCCGACCCGTGAGCAGATCATGCGGGCGGAGGAGCTTTATCGACGACTCAACGCCAATAAGGCGCAGCTCAGGCCCAAGGGCGTCGCCGCCGTGGTTAAAAACCTCAAGGAAATGTCCATCTGGAAAAAGGCCGGACTGGCCACGGCTGGCTTCCTGGCTCCCGACCTGTATTTGCTGTACCAACTTTATCTGCAACAAAACTGGAGTTTGTTGGCGTTGATGACCTTGTTGACTGTGGCCGCGGTCTTTGTCGGCGGGGCGATGGTGAAAAAATTCGTCGATACCTTGGCCGAATCCTCCGATATCTTCTATCGCCTTGCCGATGAACAATTCCGGAACAAGATCGAGCTGAACCGCAACGATCAGATCGGCGAATTCCAGCGTGCGCTTTACAGCATGCAGGTTAAATTGAATTCCGATTTGGCCCATTCCAAGGAGGTCGGCGCCGCCAACCTGCGGATCAAGCAGGCGTTGGATAACGTCGGCTCTTGCGTGATGGTGGCGAATAATGATCTGGACATCATATACATGAATCACACCGTTCAGAAGATGTTTGAAACCGCCGAGGCGGATATACGCCAGCAGTTGCCGAATTTCTCCGCGGCAGATCTGATGGGCGCGAACATAGATCAGTTTCATAAGAACCCGGCCCATCAACGCGATTTATTGGGGCGTCTGGACAGAACCTTTGCTTCGACGCTGGTGATCGGCAATCGACACATGGATATCGTCGCCAACCCGGTTAAGAACGATGGCAATGAACGCATCGGCATCGTCGTGGAATGGGTGGACAGAACGCACGAGGTGAAAATCGAGCAGGAGATCGCCGATATCGTCGAGGCGGTGAAAACGGGACAGTTGAATAATCGCATCGAATTGGCCGATAAAGACGGCTTCTTCGCCAAATTGAGCGAAGGCATCAATGAATTGGCCGACGTCATCGAAAATGTCTTCAGCGATGTGGGCAGCACGATGAAGAGCATGGCCGGTGGCGATTTGAACAACAAAATCAGCAGTGAATATGAAGGCGCGTATTTGGCCTGTAAAAACGATATCAATGCGACGATCGATAAATTGGCCGATATTTTCGCTCAGATCAATAGTTCGGCCAGCTTCATCAACAATTCCTCCCAGGAAATCGCCAGCGGCAATAATAATCTCTCGCAGCGCGCCGAGCAGCAGGCTTCCAGTCTCGAGGAAACCGCTTCCAGCATGGAGGAGCTGACCAGCACCGTCAAGAATAATGCCGACAACGCCCAACAGGCCAATAGCTTGGCTAACAACGCCAGGGAATTGGCGGAACGAGGCGGCTCAGTCGTTTCTTCGGCGGTTTCGGCGATGCAGGAGATCAACGAGAGTAGTAATAAAATTGCCGACATCATCGGTGTCATCGATGAGATTGCCTTCCAGACCAATTTGTTGGCCCTGAACGCTTCGGTGGAAGCGGCGAGAGCCGGTGAGCAGGGCCGCGGTTTCTCGGTGGTTGCGACGGAAGTGAGGAATTTGGCGCAACGCAGTGCGACAGCGGCCAAAGAAAGTAAGGAGCTGATTCAAAACAGCGTGCAAAAGGTTAAAACAGGCACCGAGTTTGTCAACGAAACCGGCAGTGCGCTGAACGAAATTGTCGGCGGCGTTAAAAAAGTCGGCGATATTGTCGCGGAAATCGCCGCGGCCAGCGCCGAACAATCCGCCGGCATCGAACAGGTGAACCAGGCCGTCGCCCAAATGGATGAGATTACTCAGCAAAACGCGGCGTTGGCCGAACAGGCCTCGGCCGCCAGCGTTTCGATGAGCGAACAATCGGATCAGATGGTGGAACTGTTGTCTTTTTTCAAGATCGACGGCGTCAAGGCGGAGAGCGTCCAAAGCGGGCAGTCGCAAGCCAGGACAGAAGCCGGGCTGTCAAAGCCGACCAAGACGGCGGAGCCGAGTCAGGTCTCGTATTCAGAAAGTAAGCGTTATAGTTCCACCCTCGATGATGATGAATGGGAAGAGTTTTGA
- a CDS encoding chemotaxis protein CheA translates to MSIDMAQFHQVFFEESFEGLDAMETGLLNLDEGDIDAINTIFRAAHSIKGGSGTFGFTSVSDFTHVMETLLDEMRDGSRPVTQSAVDVLLGSVDCLREMLTAIRDQQNLDTESVAAHQQALQREFESGGSVSPRSDDTGVEGNAVAEQASEVEGWRIAFSPHTDLLRTGNDPVRMFRELAELGDIEATVDFQGVPDIHDLDPEECHLSWQLSVNGDIPRAEIDEIFAWVEDECDLAIQASLGGVTEHNEAPQATQNETGDRFSAPRQVQAPVKTGTNDSTKPADSSPAKPKDAKKEASKSTQKGSSSIRVDTAKIDTLINMVGELVITQSMLSLIGEHFEVNKLDQLKNGLSQLERHTRELQESVMNIRMLPISFVFSRFPRLVHDLSAKLGKKIELKLVGEQTEVDKTVVELLSDPLVHLVRNSLDHGIEMPEERRAAGKPEIGTVVLEAYHRGGNIVIEVVDDGRGLDKDKLRAKAIEKGLIEEDAILNDKQTYELIFMPGFSTAAQLTDVSGRGVGMDVVRKNIQALGGNIELVSELGKGSTISIHLPLTLAILDGQSVAVGEERFIVPLGSIVESMNIGEDRVNSVAGKGETFRLRNEYLPIVRMHEIFNVESARATQLSEGLLVVVEGQGVKCGLFVDDLLGQQQVVIKSLEANYRRIEGVSGATILGDGSVALILDIPGLVRLSNQ, encoded by the coding sequence ATGTCTATTGATATGGCTCAGTTTCATCAGGTTTTTTTCGAAGAAAGTTTCGAAGGCCTGGACGCGATGGAAACCGGATTGTTGAATCTGGATGAGGGCGATATCGATGCAATCAACACCATCTTCAGAGCCGCCCATTCCATTAAAGGCGGCAGTGGCACCTTCGGTTTTACCTCGGTTTCCGATTTTACTCATGTCATGGAAACCCTGCTCGATGAAATGCGCGACGGCAGTCGACCGGTCACTCAGTCCGCGGTCGATGTTTTGCTCGGTTCGGTCGATTGTTTGCGAGAAATGCTGACCGCCATCCGCGATCAGCAGAATCTCGATACGGAAAGCGTCGCCGCCCATCAACAAGCGCTGCAACGGGAATTCGAAAGCGGCGGCTCGGTATCCCCTCGGTCAGACGATACCGGTGTGGAAGGCAACGCTGTCGCCGAGCAAGCGAGCGAGGTCGAAGGCTGGCGCATCGCTTTCAGTCCGCATACCGATTTGCTCAGAACCGGCAACGATCCGGTGAGAATGTTCCGAGAACTAGCCGAACTCGGCGACATCGAAGCCACGGTCGATTTTCAGGGCGTTCCGGATATTCATGACTTGGATCCAGAAGAATGTCATCTATCCTGGCAGCTAAGCGTCAATGGGGATATTCCCAGGGCCGAAATCGATGAGATTTTCGCTTGGGTCGAAGACGAGTGCGATTTGGCGATACAGGCGTCGCTCGGCGGCGTTACGGAGCATAATGAGGCGCCGCAAGCAACACAAAACGAAACAGGCGACCGATTCAGCGCGCCTCGACAAGTTCAGGCGCCCGTTAAAACGGGGACGAATGATTCGACGAAGCCGGCCGATTCATCACCGGCGAAGCCTAAAGATGCAAAAAAAGAAGCCAGCAAATCCACTCAGAAAGGCTCCAGTTCGATACGCGTCGATACCGCAAAAATCGATACCCTAATCAACATGGTCGGCGAATTGGTCATTACTCAATCGATGCTCAGCCTGATCGGCGAACATTTTGAGGTCAATAAGCTCGACCAGCTGAAAAACGGTCTGTCTCAGTTGGAGCGCCATACCCGCGAGCTGCAGGAAAGCGTGATGAATATTCGCATGCTGCCTATCAGCTTCGTATTCAGCCGTTTTCCAAGATTGGTTCATGACCTAAGCGCAAAGCTGGGTAAAAAAATCGAACTGAAGCTGGTCGGCGAACAGACCGAAGTCGATAAGACCGTGGTGGAGTTGCTGAGTGATCCGCTGGTGCATCTGGTTCGCAACAGCCTGGATCATGGCATCGAAATGCCGGAAGAAAGAAGGGCGGCCGGTAAGCCGGAGATCGGCACGGTGGTGCTGGAGGCCTATCATCGCGGCGGCAACATCGTCATCGAGGTGGTTGATGACGGCCGTGGATTGGACAAGGATAAGCTGCGCGCGAAGGCCATCGAAAAAGGCTTGATTGAGGAAGACGCGATCCTGAACGATAAACAAACCTATGAATTGATTTTTATGCCGGGCTTTTCCACGGCGGCGCAACTGACCGATGTGTCCGGACGCGGCGTCGGCATGGATGTGGTGCGGAAGAACATCCAGGCCTTGGGCGGCAACATCGAGCTCGTTTCCGAGTTGGGCAAAGGCTCGACGATATCGATTCATCTGCCGCTGACCTTGGCGATTCTGGACGGGCAGTCGGTCGCCGTTGGCGAAGAGCGCTTCATCGTGCCGCTGGGCTCGATCGTCGAATCGATGAATATCGGCGAAGACAGAGTCAACAGCGTCGCCGGCAAAGGAGAGACATTTCGCCTGCGCAACGAATATCTGCCGATCGTGCGCATGCATGAGATTTTTAATGTCGAGTCGGCGCGAGCCACCCAGTTGAGCGAGGGCTTGCTCGTCGTCGTCGAAGGCCAGGGCGTTAAATGCGGCTTGTTCGTCGACGATTTACTGGGTCAGCAGCAGGTGGTGATCAAGTCGCTGGAAGCCAATTATCGGCGTATTGAAGGCGTGTCCGGCGCGACCATATTGGGCGACGGCTCGGTGGCGCTGATTCTCGATATTCCCGGGCTAGTGCGCTTGTCTAACCAATAA
- a CDS encoding chemotaxis protein CheW, whose translation MQQTEVVGDGKPSADAMQILSFTLGQEEYGVDILRVQEIRSWEPVSRIPNVPGYEKGVVNLRGAIVPIIDLRERFGLGHLDYSPLTVVVVLQAYISGRTRAMGVVVDAVSDVVDIDKSVIQTTPNFGVKVSTEFINGLAAVNDKMVMLLDVDKLLNLESLDGDDEHKE comes from the coding sequence ATGCAGCAGACCGAAGTCGTCGGGGACGGCAAGCCGTCGGCCGATGCGATGCAGATCCTGAGTTTTACCTTGGGTCAGGAGGAATACGGCGTCGATATACTTCGGGTTCAGGAAATTCGCAGTTGGGAACCCGTGTCGCGCATCCCCAATGTGCCCGGTTACGAAAAAGGGGTGGTCAACTTGCGCGGCGCGATCGTGCCGATTATCGACTTAAGGGAGCGTTTCGGCCTGGGCCATCTGGATTACAGTCCGTTGACCGTGGTCGTGGTGTTGCAGGCATATATCTCTGGTAGGACGCGGGCGATGGGAGTCGTCGTCGACGCCGTTTCCGATGTCGTCGATATCGACAAAAGCGTCATTCAGACGACGCCCAATTTCGGCGTCAAGGTCAGCACAGAGTTTATTAACGGACTGGCCGCTGTCAACGACAAGATGGTCATGTTGTTGGATGTGGATAAATTACTAAATCTTGAGAGTCTGGATGGGGATGATGAACATAAAGAATAA
- a CDS encoding STAS domain-containing protein codes for MAEKQQHGLIGYDPLAWLEQQENQVEAPPVEGPGDDAHIFAEAENEAEAMAVRQVDGEDDTGAYSEQAALLLDSTLTIAHVAALHQDMIARLDSREKIEIDASRVNSIDTAVMQLLIVLKISALKAGKEVVIDFPSENFIEAAELLGLAEMLDVDQAAAGFF; via the coding sequence ATGGCGGAAAAACAACAGCATGGTTTGATCGGTTATGATCCGCTGGCTTGGCTGGAACAGCAAGAAAATCAAGTCGAGGCGCCCCCCGTCGAAGGGCCCGGCGATGATGCGCATATTTTCGCCGAAGCCGAAAATGAAGCGGAGGCGATGGCGGTGAGACAAGTGGACGGCGAGGATGATACTGGCGCATATTCCGAGCAGGCAGCGTTGCTATTGGACTCGACGTTGACGATTGCTCATGTCGCGGCTTTGCATCAGGATATGATCGCCAGGCTGGACAGTCGTGAAAAAATCGAGATAGATGCCTCACGGGTTAATTCGATTGATACCGCTGTGATGCAGTTGTTGATCGTATTGAAGATATCGGCGCTCAAGGCCGGTAAGGAGGTGGTCATCGATTTTCCTTCGGAAAACTTTATTGAAGCGGCTGAATTACTGGGCTTGGCGGAAATGCTGGATGTGGACCAGGCTGCCGCCGGATTTTTTTAA